The Primulina tabacum isolate GXHZ01 chromosome 16, ASM2559414v2, whole genome shotgun sequence genome window below encodes:
- the LOC142529204 gene encoding cytochrome c oxidase subunit 5b-1, mitochondrial-like gives MWRRLSLQLRTLAPILSAPKSARFVVGSCAVPENPRRLFPVFSRHFSVDSGDVSATKSVEDVMPIATGHEREELQASLEGKDVLEINYPSGPFGTKEEPAVVKSYYDKRIVGCPGVEGEDEHDVVWFWLEKGKPHECPVCSQYFVLEVVGPGGPPDGHGDGEDDHHH, from the exons ATGTGGAGAAGACTCTCGCTGCAGCTCCGAACTCTCGCCCCAATCCTATCCGCTCCCAAATCCGCCCGATTCGTCGTTGGATCTTGCGCGGTCCCGGAGAATCCCCGCCGTTTGTTCCCCGTCTTCTCACGCCATTTCAGTGTCGATTCTG GGGATGTAAGTGCAACGAAAAGTGTGGAGGATGTAATGCCAATTGCTACTGGTCATGAGCGTGAGGAGCTCCAAGCGTCTCTTGAA GGAAAGGATGTTCTTGAAATAAATTACCCGTCTGGTCCATTCGGAACAAAG GAAGAACCTGCTGTGGTTAAGTCTTATTATGACAAAAGAATTGTGGGATGCCCTGGAGTTGAAGGAG AGGATGAGCATGATGTTGTTTGGTTCTGGCTAGAGAAGGGCAAGCCACATGAATGCCCAGTATGTTCGCAGTACTTTGTG TTAGAAGTGGTTGGCCCAGGTGGACCACCCGATGGACATGGAGACGGTGAAGATGATCATCACCACTGA